Genomic window (Pongo abelii isolate AG06213 chromosome 4, NHGRI_mPonAbe1-v2.0_pri, whole genome shotgun sequence):
ggtcagactggtctcgaacccctgacctcatgatccacccgcctcagcctcccaaagtgctgggattacaggcgtgagccaccgcacccggctgagtTGCTCCCACCTTTTATCTATTTTGAATAACATGGCTATCGACAGGGATGGGCGAGTGTCTCTTTATttcctgctttcaatttttgGGGGATATATACCccgaagtggaattgctggagcGTCCCTAGGTATAATTTCTGAGGAGCTGCCTTACTGTTTTCTAGAGGGGTGGCACTatgttacattcccaccagcagtgcacaagggttccagtctctccacatcctcaccaacattcattattttctgggttttctttgaTACTAGTCAATGTAgtaggagtgaaatggaatcttgTTGTCATTTCCATCtgcctaatgattagtgatgcttagtatggagaaatgtccattcaagtcctttggtttttttttttttttttttttgagagggagtctcgctctgtcacccaggctggagtgcagtggcgtgatctcggctcactgcaagctctgcctcctgggttcacgccattctcctgcctcagcctctcgagtagctgggactacaggtgcccaccaccatgcccggctaattttttgtatttttagtagaaacgggatttcaccgtgttagccaggatggtttcaatctcttgaccttgtgatccacctgccttggcctcccaaagtgctgggattacaggcatgagccaccgcgcccagcctttttttttttttttttttttttttaagacagagtcttgctctgtcacccaggctggagtgcagtggcgtgatctcggctcactgaaacttccacctcccaggtttaagcgagtctcctacctcagcctcccaaatagctgagattacaggcacgcgccaccacacccggctaatttttgttgttttagtagagacgggtttcaccatgttggccaggctggtctcgaactcctgacctcaagtgatctgcccacctcggcctcccaaagtgctgggattacaggcgtgagccaccaggcccagccccttttttttttttttaagacagtcttgccctgtcacccaggctggagtgcagtggcgtgatcccggctcactgcaacctccacctcctgggttcaagtgattctcctgcctcagcctcctgagtagctgggactacaggcatgcgccacgatgcccggctaatttttgtatttttagtagagacggggttttaccgtgttggccaggctggtctcgaagtcctgacctcaggtgatctgcccgcctcagcctcccaaagtgctgggattacaggtgtgagccaccgggcccggccttgCTCATTTCTGAATTTGATTGTTAGGTTTTTGttgttatgtttttttaattgaagtgtaATATTCAAACAGAGAAGCCACCAATCCCCAGAGGGCAGCTTGGTAAATTATCGTAGAGTGAATACGTCTGGGACACCAGCCctcagatcaagaaacagaatattacCAGAGCCACCCTCCCCCAGAGCACTAAGATAATCGCTATCCTGACTTCTCACCAGATGtttcttttgcctgttttagAGCTTCGCAGAAACAGAATCGTGCCGTGCGCATTCATTTGTGTCTGGCTGCTTCTGCTCAACATTATGTTGCTGAGATTCACCAACTGTGTGTggcggctgtgaatccattttcAGTGCTGTAAGAATTTTACTCCACAAATACACTGAGAGGTACTTATCCATTCTCCTGCTGGAAGCTGGGGCTACTGTGAAGGGTGCTGATATGAACATTCTAGTGCACATCATCTGGTGAACACATGCACAGTGCACAATTGTTTTGGGTCTATGCATAGGAGTGGAATGTGGGGATCACAGGTGTGGTCTCCTTTAGTAGGTATTACCCAAgggttttccaaagtagttgtgctattttacattcccaatagTTTCGGTTACTCCACATTCTTGCCCAAACTTGGTATCaacagtgtttttaattttagccattctggtaggTGTAATattggtttctcattgtggtttaaatttgaTGGCTTATGAGGCTGAGCACGTTTTaaatgctttttggccatttggatgttcatttgctctttcttctccctccttctctccctcctctctcctccctccctcccccctcctccctccctttcttccttcccttttttgtcCCTCTTCATTTCTTTCACCCATTGTCCTATTGGTCTGCcagcttttttcttaattttttaaaaaattttgttttaagttctgggctacatgtacagaacgtgcaggtttgttacataggtaaacatgtgccatggtggtttgctgcacttatccacccatcacctaggtattaagccccgcatgcatttttcttattaactTACAAGAATTCTCTTTATACTCTACATGTGATTTATCTTTTCACCCTCCTCCATTCCCCacctcttctttttgagacagagtctcaccctgtcacccaggctgcagtgcagtggcacaatcatggctcactgcagcctcagcctcccaggctcaagtgttcctcctgcctcagcctcccaagtatctgggaccacaggcatgcaccaccacgcctagctaatttttcattttttgtagagacaaggtcttgctaagctgctcaggctgttctctaactcctgacctcaagtgatccttgcaccttggcctcccaaagtgctgggattacagcatgagccaccacatccggccccatctttttactctcttattgatgaaaaaattattaattttactaTCACCCAATGTATCAATCATTTTCTTTTGGGGATAGTGTTTTGTCTTATTGAAGAAATTTCTACCTGCCCCCTAAGGAGCGTTACAAATCTCCATATGCCCACAAAGCCCCACTGTTCTAATGTGTATTTTGTGCTAGAAAATAAACGAGGCACTGTCCCAGAGGCTATGCCTACCTTGTGGGAAAACTGTCTTCATCATCATTCGCCAAGACAGGAGATGATCGGGATGAGGACAATCTCCATGGCTCCCAGCATCTGGAACGCTTCCTGCATTACAGAGAGTGGGCCCGATGCCATCGTGGGCCCAGCCCCACCTGCACCCCACGGGGACAGGGCATGAGGAATGGAGAAGTTGTGGTGTCCTTGGGCAGAGCCAGCCCAGAGATGTGGTTCTGCAAACAGAATGAGGGTACAGATGAGTCTGCCTGCATCGCCACGGGGCTCCGGGGACTGCAGGAGGTGGGAGACAAGCAGGTAgaggagggatccagtgggaagAAGAGCAGAGGGTTCTCcctggaaagggagaaagaaggacgCACCTTTCGTTTAACAACTCAGTGTTTTGGGGACCGGAGGTGAGGTCGCAGCTGCTGGTTCCACAGAGCCTGTCTCTGGCATTAGTTGTTTAGATGTCAGAATTGGTGAAAAGTTTGAGATTGTACCAGCTGGTCAAGGAAAGGTAACGGGGGAGCTATAAAGCTTGCAGCAGGGCAGTCAGGCTGTCCGGTGCACAGGGGCTCCAGGGCACGTGAGCCATACTCTGCTTAGGGCCAGGCCTCCCAGGAGTGACCCAGACcagccttttctttctcattctctcactCTCTGAATTCAAAAGCTTGAACTTGCCACGAAATGTCCAcccaataaaaagaaactatttgcctcctgggctcagaaatGGTATTAAGGAAATGGCAAATCTAGTGACTGTGACAGAAAGCAAATCAGTGGCTgcttgggatggggtggggtgggaggggctgtAGGGAGGGATTCCAAAGAATCACGAGGAAGCTTTGGGAGTCGTGATGCTCCTGGACATGGTTTTGCGGGTGCGTACGTGTATCAACATtgatcaaaacaaaattttttttttttgagatggagtttcgctcttgttgcccaggctggagtgcagtggcacgatctcggctcactgcaacctccgcctcccaggtttaagtgattttcctgcctcagcctccagagtagctgggattacaggcatgcaccaccacacctggctaattttttatacttttagtagagacggggtttcaccatgttggtcaggctggtctcgatctcctgacctcaggtgatccacccgcctcggcctcccaaagtgctgggattacaggcatgagccaccatgcctggccttgttctCTTGTATGTCAGTTACCCCTCCGTGAGGCTGCTAAACATCCTCccagcacacacacgcacagacacacacccgCAGGCCCTCATGCAGTTTGCAAGGCAGTGGTTCAAGTTACACGTTAATCCCTCAAGCGTGCTCATCTCGCTCTCCGAACCTGCCCTCTTGCAGGGTCCATGGTTCTTCTAAGTGTCCTGGTCACAAGGCAGCTGGATCGACACTCAGAGGTACAGAGCAGAGCAGAGTGTGGTCCCTGAATCTGTCTCACCCCCACGATCTTTACACACAGAGACCTTCCCAGGAGCTGTGACTTGAACTTCACAATCTGCAGGGTCCACCCAGAAGCTGTGCCCTCCTCACAGGCAATGGGATCCCCTCCTCTCTCAACCTGTGTGGGAAGAttggaaacaaaaaatagagaaagttgGAGGTAAAACACCAAGGGGATGGGCCACACCTGAGCAACCCCAGAACAGAGGAAAACACTGAGGGGGTGGATGGGACACACCTGAGCATCCTCAGGACCGAGGAAAACACTGATAGGATGGATGGGCCACACCTGAGCATCCTCAGGACCGAGGGAAACACTGAGGGGGTGGATGGACCACACCTGAGCATCCCCTGGACCGAGGAAAACACTGAGGGGGTGGATGGACCACACCTGAGCATCCCCAGGACTGAGGAAAACACTGAGGGGCTGGATGAGCCACACCTGAGCATCCCCAGGACCGAGGAAAACACTGAGGGGATGGATGGGCCACACCTGAGCATCCCCAGGATGGAGGAAAACACTGAGGGGATGGATGGGCCATACCTGAGCATCCCCAGGACCGAGAAAAACACTGAGGGGGTGGATGGACCACACCTGAGTGACCCCAGGACAGAGGGAAACACTGAGGGGGTGGATGGACCACACCCGAGCATCCCCAGGACCGAGGAAAACACTGAGGGGATGGATGGACCACACCTGAGCATCCTCAGGACTGAGGAAAACACTGAGGGGATGGATGGACCACACCTGAGCATCCTCAGGACCGAGGGAAACACTGAGGGGGTGGATGGACCATACCTGAGTGACCCCATGACAGAGGGAAACACTGAGGGGATGGATGGGCCACACCTGAGAGTTCCCAGGACAGAGGGAAACACTGAGGGGATGGATGGGCCACACCTGAGCATCCCCAGGACTGAGGAAAACACTGAGGGGGTGGATGGACCACACCTGAGCATCCTCAGGACCGAGGGAAACACTGAGGGGCTGGATGGACCACACCTGAGCATCCCCAGGACTGAGGAAAACACTGAGGGGGTGGATGTACCACACCTGAGCATCCTCAGGACCGAGGGAAACACTGAGGGGCTGGATGGACCATACCTGAGTGACCCCAGGACAGAGGGAAACACTGAGGGGATGGATGGGCCACACCTGAGAGTTCCCAGGACAGAGGGAAACACTAAGGGGATGGATGGGCCACACCTGAGGGTCCTCAGGACAGAGGTAAACACTGAGGTGATGGATGGGCCACACCTGAGGGTCCTCAGGACACAGCAGTGAAGGACGGCTGTTGCTGGGATGATAATTCCACATCTTTGGAGAACAAGAATTCCAGGTAGTTTTCTTCCCTCCAAACAGCATGGTTATGAACTAGCTCTCAGTCCAGGAGGCTTTAAAGCTTCAGATAATATCTGTAGTAAtaagaaaaacaggccaggtgccacggctcacacctgtagtcccagcactttgggaggccaaggtgggaggaccactgaggccaggagtctgagatcagcctggacaatgcagcaagagcccatctctgtaaataatttcaaaaatgtaaaaaaaaaagaaagaaagaaaaacaaatagtggTAACTGTCACAACTAACATATtgttacaaacaaaaatttacacCAAGgtgaaaaaaatcaactttttttttttttttttttttaccaaaacgATGCCTCAGTCTAGGAAGAGGTGCTTCCTCTCCGGAAGCAGCTGAACACCTGAGCTGCTGTCCACAGGCGGACGGACTCTCCAGGAGCCCCCAGTGGGCCTCGGCTCTTCCATGTCAGCTCCTCTCTTGTCCCTCTGCTGGTCCACGGGGGCCGCTGTAGCTGGCCAGGTCTCCTGGGAGTCAGAGGGGGCCATGGGTTCCACCCCAGGGCCCACCTCATCAGCACAGTGCTCTCACCATCTGAGCACCAGcccaaaggaaaaggagaaagaaagggtgaTGCTGATCCCCCAAGCAAAATGGAaacccctccacctcccaccctcaaAAGCACCCAACAACGGGCCCTGGGCACTGAGGGCCTCACAGGGAGTTGTTTGCATCACAGTGAAATCTACAAAGTTCCCATGGCACGTGAGTGGATGCTTCATCAACAAAGGAATGTCCGGCTGCCCCAAGGAAGGTTCCAGTAATGTTGAAATCTTTGAATAGGAGCAAGGGATCAAGGCTGATGGCCTCTctgagggcctcagtttccatccATGCGGGCAAGCTCCCCTTTTGGAATCTGGGTTATGGTTCCCGAGATGGGGACAAGAGGCATCCGCTGAcggctatatttaaaaaatccatcaAGTCGACACACTTGTGAAAGTCAAAGCAGCACAGTAACTCACAGGAAAAGTGAAAGTTTCTCATCTTCACACCCACAGAGATaatgggggcggggtggggacaATCTGAACGCATGTGTGTGCTCTGTGCACTCACTGCCACCCCTCTCTGCTGCTCTCTAGCTCCTGATTTGCATAGTGAGAGGCAGACACCAGGCTTGAATCAGGAGGGGCAGCGCCTTGTCCCAGTGAGTTTGGGTCTTGAGACAGTGAGTAGCAAGGGTGTAGAGAGGAAGGGATTTATCGACAAAGTTATCTGACTTTGATTCTTGAGCTCAATAGGGAGAGTTTGAATAACAAGGGACACCGATACTAACACACGTGTTAAATAGACGAACTGCTTCTAATATTTGATAGGCAATAAATGTCACATTTATTTATGCTTCTAAGTAAAGTGAAGTCTTGTTCTCAGTTGCTCATTTTCAGAGACTGAGAAAGTCCAAGATCTCATGggccccttcccttcctcagGTTATGGACACCAGGGCCCTGGGGACTGCAAGCTGGGGAGGTCTCCTGGGAGTCAGAGGGGGACATGGAGGAGAGCGGAGGAGAGAATGCTGTTCTAGGGTGTGATTAGGTGGCTGTCAGATCCCTGCTCCTACATTCAGTAGGGAGTGACCTTTGGAAAATTATGTAGCCTCCCTAAGtctgttttctcacctgaaaAATGGAGCTGATGGTAATAATCCTCATCCAGGAGAATAGTATGTGTTGGTCATTCTCGTTGCATTCTTTTTAAGAGCTGCACAGCACTCCATTGTATGGgcattaaatcatttatttattgtgtgcaacctcggctcactgcaacctctgcctccaaggttcaagtgactctccagcctcagccccctgagtagctgggattacaggtgcccgcgaccatgcctggctaaattttgtatttttagtagagatggggtttcaccatgttggccaggctggtcttgaactcctgacctccggtgatccgcccacctcagtctcccaaagtgcttggattacaggcctgagccaccactcccggcccatagacctaaatataaaacacatttgtTGAATGCCATGAAACCAGCAGCTTTGCTGTCACCACCAGAGGGACTCACATGATTTGGAGAATTTTCAAATAGGGATATTGATGCAAACAAATAGGAAAGACCAGTAGCTCTGCTCTTCTCCTCAGAGACCAGAACCTGCCCAAACCACCCAGCATCCCTGACTGATGATGGTGCCTGAGCTCATGTGAGGAGAAGACACAGCGAGGGGAGATGCCTGTGGAAAGCAGATGGCCTGAGCTCTGTGTGCACGCCCTAGTCCACGGGTAGATCCATCAGCAACAGTGGAAGCCTCACCGACTCAAGGTGTTAGTGTACAAATTCAGACAACTGTTGGCAGAATACCAAGCACGCAGATAAAGGAGCGGTTCCTGGGAAGCCCAtgcataagaaacaaaaaatgagcaGAGACGGCTCCGGCTACACACTGCTCACAGAATTTACAAATTTAGTACAGGCTGGTTACAAACAAACGAACAGTAACAACAATTTTCAGGAGAAAAGAATCAGAATCCAGAGCTGAATAGTCTATAACCTAAAGTATCCAGTGTTCAATGATAAGTTACAAgacaaaagaaacaggaaagtgtgGGGGGAAACCAGTTAATAGAAACTGTCTTTGTGTCCCCAGATGTCACACTTAGCAAACAGACTTCAAAGCAGTTACTTAtgttaaaagaactaaaaaagggccgggcacagtggcccatgcctgtaatcccagcactttgggaggccgaggcaggcaaatcacctgaggttac
Coding sequences:
- the LOC134761506 gene encoding uncharacterized protein LOC134761506, which codes for MAPSDSQETWPATAAPVDQQRDKRGADMEEPRPTGGSWRVWSIQPLSVSLGPEDAQVWYIHPLSVFLSPGDAQVWSIQPLSVSLGPEDAQVWSIHPLSVFLSPGDAQVWSIHPLSVSLGPEDAQVWSIHPLSVFLSPEDAQVWSIHPLSVFLGPGDARVWSIHPLSVSLCPGVTQVWSIHPLSVFLGPGDAQVWPIHPLSVFLHPGDAQVWPIHPLSVFLGPGDAQVWLIQPLSVFLSPGDAQVWSIHPLSVFLGPGDAQVWSIHPLSVSLGPEDAQVCPIHPLSVFLCSGVAQVWPIPLVFYLQLSLFFVSNLPTQVERGGDPIACEEGTASGWTLQIVKFKSQLLGRSLCVKIVGVRQIQGPHSALLCTSECRSSCLVTRTLRRTMDPARGQVRRAR